One segment of Eschrichtius robustus isolate mEscRob2 chromosome 3, mEscRob2.pri, whole genome shotgun sequence DNA contains the following:
- the MEGF6 gene encoding multiple epidermal growth factor-like domains protein 6 isoform X9, which produces MEAPRGRGGLAALWCLGLLGVLARVAGTHYRYLWRGCYPCHLGRAGYPVSAADRRPDVDECQVHNGGCQHRCVNTPGSYLCECKPGFRLHADGRTCLAINSCAVGNGGCQHNCIQLTVTQHRCQCRPEFQLQEDGKRCTRRNPCTDRNGGCMHTCWALRGLAHCECHAGYWLAADRKACEDVDECATGLAQCAHGCVNTHGSFKCACNAGYELGADGRQCYRIEMEIVNSCEADNGGCSHGCSHSSTGPVCTCPRGYELDEDQRTCIDVDDCVDSPCCQQVCTNSPGGYECSCYAGYQLGADGCGCEDVDECASGRGGCEHRCTNLAGSFRCSCEDGHLLDEDRRGCSPLEVPEVGLDGHLPLVRPLPHVAVLQDELPHLFQDDHVGAEAEEEEELRGEHTLEEKFVCLDDSFGPDCSLTCADCRKGGTCLPSLRGCDCPDGWTGLVCNEACPPDTFGKNCSFSCSCQNGGTCDPVTGACRCPPGVSGAHCEDGCPRGFYGKHCGKKCHCANRGRCHRLYGACLCDPGLYGRFCHLACPPWAFGPGCSEECQCEQRNTRACDRRDGSCACKAGFGGERCQDECQPGFFGPGCRQACTCSPGVACDPVSGQCGKQCPAGYQGADCGQECPAGTFGRNCSGSCFCEGAPCDRVTGQCLCPPGRTGADCGADCPEGRWGLGCQEICPECEHGASCEPETGACLCRPGFMGSRCQDTCPAGWFGPSCQMRCSCINDGLCHPVTGRCSCAPGWTGLSCQRACDSGHWGPDCSHTCNCSAGHGSCDAVSGLCLCEAGYVGPWCEQRCPQGYFGPGCGRQCQCEHGAACDHVSGACTCPAGWRGTFCERACPAGFFGVDCHRACDCSTGVPCDAANGSCLCPAGRRGPRCAQTCPAHTYGHNCSQACSCFNGASCDPVHGQCRCGPGWMGPTCLQACPAGLYGEDCQHSCLCQNQGTCDPVSGHCTCPEGWAGLACEKECLPGFFGAGCQHVCGCLHGGLCDRHTGHCLCPAGWTGDKCQSPCPKGTFGVRCEGHCACRRGATCHHVTGACLCPPGLRGLRCENACPPGWFGEACAQRCQCPPGVACHHVTGECHCPPGFTGPGCEQGCPPGRFGPGCEQLCGCLNGGSCDAATGACHCPSGFLGSDCGLACPHGRFGPGCAHVCGCGQGAACDPVTGTCSCPPGRTGVHCEHGCPQNRFGANCEHVCSCRNGGLCHAANGSCSCGLGWTGLHCELACPAGRYGAACRLQCSCRNHGACEPSSGACHCGPGFYGQACEHPCPPGFHGAGCRGTCECQHGAPCDPVSGRCLCPAGFRGQFCEKGCEPGSFGEGCSRQCDCEDGVPCDPVTGHCLCPPGLTGATCDLGCSRGFFGPGCALRCSCGGGADCDAVSGQCHCVDGYMGPMCQQGGPSQFPETASPALGPVASQSASHRPGLSSSAEKH; this is translated from the exons ATGTGGACGAGTGCCAGGTGCACAACGGCGGCTGCCAGCACAGGTGTGTGAACACGCCAGGCTCCTACCTCTGTGAGTGCAAGCCCGGCTTCCGGCTCCACGCGGACGGCAGGACCTGCCTGG CCATCAACTCCTGCGCCGTGGGCAATGGCGGCTGCCAACACAACTGTATTCAGCTCACGGTGACCCAGCACCGCTGCCAGTGCCGGCCCGAGTTCCAGCTCCAGGAGGATGGCAAGCGCTGCACCC GGAGAAACCCGTGTACGGACCGGAACGGCGGCTGCATGCACACGTGCTGGGCGCTCCGGGGCCTTGCCCACTGCGAGTGCCATGCAGGATACTGGCTGGCAGCGGACCGCAAGGCCTGCGAAG ATGTGGATGAATGTGCCACAGGCCTGGCCCAGTGTGCCCACGGCTGCGTCAACACTCACGGGTCCTTTAAGTGTGCATGCAACGCAGGCTACGAGCTGGGTGCCGATGGCCGGCAGTGTTACC GGATCGAGATGGAGATAGTGAACAGCTGCGAGGCGGACAACGGCGGCTGCTCCCACGGCTGCAGCCACAGCAGCACAGGGCCCGTCTGCACCTGCCCCCGCGGCTACGAGCTGGACGAGGACCAGAGGACGTGCATTG ATGTCGATGACTGTGTCGATTCCCCGTGCTGCCAGCAGGTTTGCACCAATAGCCCTGGCGGCTACGAGTGCAGCTGCTATGCCGGCTACCAGCTTGGCGCCGACGGCTGCGGCTGTGAGG ACGTGGACGAGTGCGCCTCCGGCCGTGGCGGCTGCGAGCACCGCTGCACGAACCTGGCCGGCTCGTTCCGGTGCTCCTGCGAGGACGGCCACCTGCTGGACGAGGACCGCCGGGGCTGCAGCC CCCTGGAGGTGCCGGAGGTGGGCCTGGACGGCCACCTGCCCCTCGTGCGGCCCCTCCCGCACGTGGCAGTGCTCCAGGACGAGCTGCCCCACCTCTTCCAAGATGACCACGTCGGGGCcgaggcggaggaggaggaggagttgcGGGGCGAGCACACGTTGGAGGAGAAGTTTG TCTGCCTGGACGACTCCTTTGGCCCAGATTGCAGCTTGACCTGCGCTGACTGCAGGAAGGGGGGGACCTGCCTCCCCAGCCTGCGTGGCTGTGACTGCCCCGACGGCTGGACCGGGCTTGTCTGCAATGAGG ctTGTCCCCCAGACACCTTCGGGAAGAACTGCAGCTTCTCCTGCAGCTGTCAGAACGGCGGGACCTGCGACCCTGTGACGGGGGCCTGCCGCTGCCCTCCGGGTGTCAGTGGAGCCCACTGTGAGGACG gctGCCCCAGAGGCTTCTACGGCAAGCACTGCGGTAAGAAGTGCCACTGTGCCAACCGGGGCCGGTGCCACCGCCTCTACGGGGCCTGCCTCTGTGACCCGGGGCTCTATGGCCGCTTCTGCCACCTGG CCTGCCCACCGTGGGCCTTCGGGCCGGGCTGCTCGGAGGAGTGCCAGTGTGAGCAGCGGAACACGCGCGCGTGTGACAGGAGAGACGGCAGCTGTGCCTGCAAGGCGGGCTTCGGGGGTGAGCGGTGCCAGGACG AGTGCCAGCCGGGCTTCTTTGGGCCAGGCTGCCGGCAGGCGTGCACCTGCTCCCCGGGGGTGGCCTGTGACCCCGTCAGCGGCCAGTGTGGGAAGCAGTGTCCTGCCGGCTACCAGGGGGCGGACTGCGGCCAAG AGTGCCCGGCCGGGACGTTCGGCAGGAACTGCTCAGGCTCCTGCTTCTGTGAGGGGGCCCCCTGCGACCGGGTCACGGGGCAGTGCCTGTGCCCTCCTGGGAGGACCGGGGCTGACTGTGGGGCAG ATTGTCCTGAGGGTCGCTGGGGGCTCGGCTGCCAGGAGATCTGCCCGGAGTGCGAGCACGGTGCCTCCTGTGAGCCTGAGACCGGAGCCTGCCTGTGCCGCCCTGGCTTCATGGGCAGCCGCTGCCAGGACA CTTGCCCAGCAGGCTGGTTTGGGCCCAGCTGCCAGATGCGATGCTCTTGCATCAACGACGGGCTCTGCCACCCGGTGACTGGCCGCTGCAGCTGCGCCCCGGGGTGGACCGGCCTCAGCTGCCAGAGAG CCTGTGACAGCGGCCACTGGGGACCTGACTGCAGCCACACCTGCAACTGCAGCGCAGGCCACGGGAGCTGCGACGCCGTCAGCGGCCTGTGTCTGTGTGAGGCCGGCTATGTGGGCCCGTGGTGCGAGCAGC GGTGTCCCCAGGGCTACTTCGGGCCGGGCTGTGGGCGGCAGTGCCAGTGTGAGCACGGGGCAGCCTGTGACCATGTCAGCGGGGCCTGCACCTGCCCGGCCGGCTGGAGGGGAACCTTCTGTGAGCGCG cctgcCCGGCCGGCTTCTTTGGAGTGGACTGCCACCGCGCCTGTGACTGCAGCACCGGGGTGCCCTGCGACGCCGCGAACggctcctgcctctgccctgctGGCCGCCGGGGCCCCCGCTGTGCCCAGA CTTGCCCAGCCCACACGTACGGCCACAACTGCAGCCAGGCCTGCTCCTGCTTTAATGGGGCCTCCTGTGATCCTGTCCATGGGCAGTGTCGCTGTGGCCCTGGCTGGATGGGGCCCACCTGCCTACAGG CCTGTCCCGCGGGCCTCTACGGCGAGGACTGTCAGCATTCCTGCCTCTGCCAGAACCAGGGCACCTGTGACCCTGTCTCAGGCCACTGCACCTGCccagagggctgggctgggctggcctgTGAGAAGG AGTGCCTCCCGGGGTTCTTCGGAGCCGGCTGCCAGCATGTCTGCGGGTGCCTCCACGGCGGCCTCTGTGACCGGCACACAGGCCACTGCCTCTGCCCGGCCGGCTGGACCGGGGACAAGTGCCAGAGCC CCTGTCCCAAGGGCACGTTCGGGGTTCGCTGTGAGGGGCACTGTGCCTGCCGGCGGGGGGCCACCTGCCACCACGTCACCGGGGCATGCCTCTGCCCGCCGGGATTGAGGGGCTTGCGGTGTGAGAATG CCTGCCCGCCCGGCTGGTTTGGAGAGGCCTGTGCCCAGCGCTGCCAGTGCCCACCCGGCGTTGCCTGCCACCACGTCACCGGGGAGTGTCACTGTCCCCCAGGCTTCACTGGGCCCGGCTGTGAGCAGG GGTGCCCGCCCGGGCGGTTCGGGCCCGGCTGTGAGCAGCTGTGTGGGTGTCTTAACGGGGGCTCCTGTGACGCGGCCACAGGGGCCTGCCACTGCCCCTCTGGGTTCCTCGGAAGCGACTGCGGCCTCG CCTGTCCACACGGCCGCTTCGGCCCCGGCTGTGCCCACGTGTGCGGGTGTGGGCAGGGGGCGGCCTGTGACCCCGTGACCGGCACCTGCTCCTGCCCCCCCGGGAGGACCGGCGTCCACTGTGAGCACG GTTGCCCCCAGAACCGGTTTGGTGCAAACTGTGAGCACGTGTGCTCCTGCAGAAACGGGGGCCTGTGTCACGCCGCCAACGGCAGCTGCTCCTGCGGCCTGGGCTGGACGGGGCTGCACTGCGAGCTGG CCTGCCCCGCTGGGCGCTACGGTGCTGCCTGCCGCCTGCAGTGCTCCTGCCGCAACCACGGCGCCTGTGAGCCCTCGTCGGGCGCCTGCCACTGCGGCCCCGGCTTCTACGGCCAGGCCTGCGAGCATC CCTGTCCCCCTGGCTTCCACGGGGCTGGCTGCCGGGGGACGTGCGAGTGTCAGCACGGCGCCCCCTGCGACCCCGTCAGTGGCAGGTGTCTCTGCCCTGCCGGCTTCCGCGGCCAGTTCTGCGAGAAGG GGTGTGAGCCGGGCTCGTTTGGAGAAGGCTGCAGCCGGCAGTGTGACTGCGAGGACGGGGTGCCCTGTGACCCGGTCACCGGCCACTGCCTATGCCCCCCGGGGCTCACGGGGGCCACCTGTGACCTGG GCTGCAGCAGGGGCTTCTTCGGGCCAGGCTGTGCCTTGCGCTGCTCCTGCGGGGGTGGGGCTGACTGCGACGCTGTCAGTGGGCAGTGCCACTGCGTGGACGGCTACATGGGGCCTATGTGCCAGCAGG
- the MEGF6 gene encoding multiple epidermal growth factor-like domains protein 6 isoform X7, translating into MGGSHPNLGKPGAAAQTPAGCRDPAGKRGQSGAVADGRAWAGAINSCAVGNGGCQHNCIQLTVTQHRCQCRPEFQLQEDGKRCTRRNPCTDRNGGCMHTCWALRGLAHCECHAGYWLAADRKACEDVDECATGLAQCAHGCVNTHGSFKCACNAGYELGADGRQCYRIEMEIVNSCEADNGGCSHGCSHSSTGPVCTCPRGYELDEDQRTCIDVDDCVDSPCCQQVCTNSPGGYECSCYAGYQLGADGCGCEDVDECASGRGGCEHRCTNLAGSFRCSCEDGHLLDEDRRGCSPLEVPEVGLDGHLPLVRPLPHVAVLQDELPHLFQDDHVGAEAEEEEELRGEHTLEEKFVCLDDSFGPDCSLTCADCRKGGTCLPSLRGCDCPDGWTGLVCNEACPPDTFGKNCSFSCSCQNGGTCDPVTGACRCPPGVSGAHCEDGCPRGFYGKHCGKKCHCANRGRCHRLYGACLCDPGLYGRFCHLACPPWAFGPGCSEECQCEQRNTRACDRRDGSCACKAGFGGERCQDECQPGFFGPGCRQACTCSPGVACDPVSGQCGKQCPAGYQGADCGQECPAGTFGRNCSGSCFCEGAPCDRVTGQCLCPPGRTGADCGADCPEGRWGLGCQEICPECEHGASCEPETGACLCRPGFMGSRCQDTCPAGWFGPSCQMRCSCINDGLCHPVTGRCSCAPGWTGLSCQRACDSGHWGPDCSHTCNCSAGHGSCDAVSGLCLCEAGYVGPWCEQRCPQGYFGPGCGRQCQCEHGAACDHVSGACTCPAGWRGTFCERACPAGFFGVDCHRACDCSTGVPCDAANGSCLCPAGRRGPRCAQTCPAHTYGHNCSQACSCFNGASCDPVHGQCRCGPGWMGPTCLQACPAGLYGEDCQHSCLCQNQGTCDPVSGHCTCPEGWAGLACEKECLPGFFGAGCQHVCGCLHGGLCDRHTGHCLCPAGWTGDKCQSPCPPGWFGEACAQRCQCPPGVACHHVTGECHCPPGFTGPGCEQGCPPGRFGPGCEQLCGCLNGGSCDAATGACHCPSGFLGSDCGLACPHGRFGPGCAHVCGCGQGAACDPVTGTCSCPPGRTGVHCEHGCPQNRFGANCEHVCSCRNGGLCHAANGSCSCGLGWTGLHCELACPAGRYGAACRLQCSCRNHGACEPSSGACHCGPGFYGQACEHPCPPGFHGAGCRGTCECQHGAPCDPVSGRCLCPAGFRGQFCEKGCEPGSFGEGCSRQCDCEDGVPCDPVTGHCLCPPGLTGATCDLGCSRGFFGPGCALRCSCGGGADCDAVSGQCHCVDGYMGPMCQQGGPSQFPETASPALGPGKGAGDIPALPGGWHLVASRVRYQQTKARGGTRIGHLRGIWAPLGGGHSRTWTSEVRRGGQLGSSGWAVSPLCRAGAGRTGGES; encoded by the exons ATGGGAGGGTCACACCCCAACCTGGGGAAGCCAGGGGCAGCGGCCCAGACCCCAGCTGGATGCAGAGACCCAGCGGGGAAGCGAGGGCAAAGTGGAGCCGTGGCAGACGGCCGGGCATGGGCTGGAG CCATCAACTCCTGCGCCGTGGGCAATGGCGGCTGCCAACACAACTGTATTCAGCTCACGGTGACCCAGCACCGCTGCCAGTGCCGGCCCGAGTTCCAGCTCCAGGAGGATGGCAAGCGCTGCACCC GGAGAAACCCGTGTACGGACCGGAACGGCGGCTGCATGCACACGTGCTGGGCGCTCCGGGGCCTTGCCCACTGCGAGTGCCATGCAGGATACTGGCTGGCAGCGGACCGCAAGGCCTGCGAAG ATGTGGATGAATGTGCCACAGGCCTGGCCCAGTGTGCCCACGGCTGCGTCAACACTCACGGGTCCTTTAAGTGTGCATGCAACGCAGGCTACGAGCTGGGTGCCGATGGCCGGCAGTGTTACC GGATCGAGATGGAGATAGTGAACAGCTGCGAGGCGGACAACGGCGGCTGCTCCCACGGCTGCAGCCACAGCAGCACAGGGCCCGTCTGCACCTGCCCCCGCGGCTACGAGCTGGACGAGGACCAGAGGACGTGCATTG ATGTCGATGACTGTGTCGATTCCCCGTGCTGCCAGCAGGTTTGCACCAATAGCCCTGGCGGCTACGAGTGCAGCTGCTATGCCGGCTACCAGCTTGGCGCCGACGGCTGCGGCTGTGAGG ACGTGGACGAGTGCGCCTCCGGCCGTGGCGGCTGCGAGCACCGCTGCACGAACCTGGCCGGCTCGTTCCGGTGCTCCTGCGAGGACGGCCACCTGCTGGACGAGGACCGCCGGGGCTGCAGCC CCCTGGAGGTGCCGGAGGTGGGCCTGGACGGCCACCTGCCCCTCGTGCGGCCCCTCCCGCACGTGGCAGTGCTCCAGGACGAGCTGCCCCACCTCTTCCAAGATGACCACGTCGGGGCcgaggcggaggaggaggaggagttgcGGGGCGAGCACACGTTGGAGGAGAAGTTTG TCTGCCTGGACGACTCCTTTGGCCCAGATTGCAGCTTGACCTGCGCTGACTGCAGGAAGGGGGGGACCTGCCTCCCCAGCCTGCGTGGCTGTGACTGCCCCGACGGCTGGACCGGGCTTGTCTGCAATGAGG ctTGTCCCCCAGACACCTTCGGGAAGAACTGCAGCTTCTCCTGCAGCTGTCAGAACGGCGGGACCTGCGACCCTGTGACGGGGGCCTGCCGCTGCCCTCCGGGTGTCAGTGGAGCCCACTGTGAGGACG gctGCCCCAGAGGCTTCTACGGCAAGCACTGCGGTAAGAAGTGCCACTGTGCCAACCGGGGCCGGTGCCACCGCCTCTACGGGGCCTGCCTCTGTGACCCGGGGCTCTATGGCCGCTTCTGCCACCTGG CCTGCCCACCGTGGGCCTTCGGGCCGGGCTGCTCGGAGGAGTGCCAGTGTGAGCAGCGGAACACGCGCGCGTGTGACAGGAGAGACGGCAGCTGTGCCTGCAAGGCGGGCTTCGGGGGTGAGCGGTGCCAGGACG AGTGCCAGCCGGGCTTCTTTGGGCCAGGCTGCCGGCAGGCGTGCACCTGCTCCCCGGGGGTGGCCTGTGACCCCGTCAGCGGCCAGTGTGGGAAGCAGTGTCCTGCCGGCTACCAGGGGGCGGACTGCGGCCAAG AGTGCCCGGCCGGGACGTTCGGCAGGAACTGCTCAGGCTCCTGCTTCTGTGAGGGGGCCCCCTGCGACCGGGTCACGGGGCAGTGCCTGTGCCCTCCTGGGAGGACCGGGGCTGACTGTGGGGCAG ATTGTCCTGAGGGTCGCTGGGGGCTCGGCTGCCAGGAGATCTGCCCGGAGTGCGAGCACGGTGCCTCCTGTGAGCCTGAGACCGGAGCCTGCCTGTGCCGCCCTGGCTTCATGGGCAGCCGCTGCCAGGACA CTTGCCCAGCAGGCTGGTTTGGGCCCAGCTGCCAGATGCGATGCTCTTGCATCAACGACGGGCTCTGCCACCCGGTGACTGGCCGCTGCAGCTGCGCCCCGGGGTGGACCGGCCTCAGCTGCCAGAGAG CCTGTGACAGCGGCCACTGGGGACCTGACTGCAGCCACACCTGCAACTGCAGCGCAGGCCACGGGAGCTGCGACGCCGTCAGCGGCCTGTGTCTGTGTGAGGCCGGCTATGTGGGCCCGTGGTGCGAGCAGC GGTGTCCCCAGGGCTACTTCGGGCCGGGCTGTGGGCGGCAGTGCCAGTGTGAGCACGGGGCAGCCTGTGACCATGTCAGCGGGGCCTGCACCTGCCCGGCCGGCTGGAGGGGAACCTTCTGTGAGCGCG cctgcCCGGCCGGCTTCTTTGGAGTGGACTGCCACCGCGCCTGTGACTGCAGCACCGGGGTGCCCTGCGACGCCGCGAACggctcctgcctctgccctgctGGCCGCCGGGGCCCCCGCTGTGCCCAGA CTTGCCCAGCCCACACGTACGGCCACAACTGCAGCCAGGCCTGCTCCTGCTTTAATGGGGCCTCCTGTGATCCTGTCCATGGGCAGTGTCGCTGTGGCCCTGGCTGGATGGGGCCCACCTGCCTACAGG CCTGTCCCGCGGGCCTCTACGGCGAGGACTGTCAGCATTCCTGCCTCTGCCAGAACCAGGGCACCTGTGACCCTGTCTCAGGCCACTGCACCTGCccagagggctgggctgggctggcctgTGAGAAGG AGTGCCTCCCGGGGTTCTTCGGAGCCGGCTGCCAGCATGTCTGCGGGTGCCTCCACGGCGGCCTCTGTGACCGGCACACAGGCCACTGCCTCTGCCCGGCCGGCTGGACCGGGGACAAGTGCCAGAGCC CCTGCCCGCCCGGCTGGTTTGGAGAGGCCTGTGCCCAGCGCTGCCAGTGCCCACCCGGCGTTGCCTGCCACCACGTCACCGGGGAGTGTCACTGTCCCCCAGGCTTCACTGGGCCCGGCTGTGAGCAGG GGTGCCCGCCCGGGCGGTTCGGGCCCGGCTGTGAGCAGCTGTGTGGGTGTCTTAACGGGGGCTCCTGTGACGCGGCCACAGGGGCCTGCCACTGCCCCTCTGGGTTCCTCGGAAGCGACTGCGGCCTCG CCTGTCCACACGGCCGCTTCGGCCCCGGCTGTGCCCACGTGTGCGGGTGTGGGCAGGGGGCGGCCTGTGACCCCGTGACCGGCACCTGCTCCTGCCCCCCCGGGAGGACCGGCGTCCACTGTGAGCACG GTTGCCCCCAGAACCGGTTTGGTGCAAACTGTGAGCACGTGTGCTCCTGCAGAAACGGGGGCCTGTGTCACGCCGCCAACGGCAGCTGCTCCTGCGGCCTGGGCTGGACGGGGCTGCACTGCGAGCTGG CCTGCCCCGCTGGGCGCTACGGTGCTGCCTGCCGCCTGCAGTGCTCCTGCCGCAACCACGGCGCCTGTGAGCCCTCGTCGGGCGCCTGCCACTGCGGCCCCGGCTTCTACGGCCAGGCCTGCGAGCATC CCTGTCCCCCTGGCTTCCACGGGGCTGGCTGCCGGGGGACGTGCGAGTGTCAGCACGGCGCCCCCTGCGACCCCGTCAGTGGCAGGTGTCTCTGCCCTGCCGGCTTCCGCGGCCAGTTCTGCGAGAAGG GGTGTGAGCCGGGCTCGTTTGGAGAAGGCTGCAGCCGGCAGTGTGACTGCGAGGACGGGGTGCCCTGTGACCCGGTCACCGGCCACTGCCTATGCCCCCCGGGGCTCACGGGGGCCACCTGTGACCTGG GCTGCAGCAGGGGCTTCTTCGGGCCAGGCTGTGCCTTGCGCTGCTCCTGCGGGGGTGGGGCTGACTGCGACGCTGTCAGTGGGCAGTGCCACTGCGTGGACGGCTACATGGGGCCTATGTGCCAGCAGG